The following are from one region of the Alteribacter lacisalsi genome:
- a CDS encoding aminotransferase class I/II-fold pyridoxal phosphate-dependent enzyme produces the protein MDQTRMPLLEALKRHAELKRVSMHVPGHKNGQVFHKDAEVFFKDILTLDVTEIEGMDDLHQPEGIILEAEILAALLFRAAETLFLVGGSTAGNLAMILGTLNEGDRVLVQRSSHQSVLHGLEMAGASPVFLEPERDSKTGITYGVSEATVREAVSAWPEAKALLLTSVSYEGYGQDLTGHVHFAHEAGMCVLVDEAHGPHLIFNQDRWPASALRAGADAVVQSAHKMLPAMTMSSWLHVQGNRVNRNRIKKYLRMLQSSSPSYPLMASLDAARAYLAAYTETQGEQMAEWSRQFRDRLNRIPQICTASEKINGFVQDPLKVVIESRCRASGRELQKAFAEEGIIAELAGHRHVLFTLPFTVSEPEYEAAAAAVQRACSPYAVSPDPHTVHGRKFNSEKRRITPLALSYREMDRQVPQKVPFIEAAGLIAAEDVVPYPPGIPFILKGETISYEQVEELKELVSKGVSFQSGRGFITEGLSVYPGRGENKDI, from the coding sequence ATGGATCAGACAAGAATGCCGTTGCTGGAGGCCTTGAAAAGGCACGCTGAATTAAAAAGGGTCTCCATGCACGTGCCGGGGCATAAAAACGGCCAGGTTTTTCATAAGGATGCTGAGGTGTTTTTTAAAGACATTCTGACTTTGGATGTGACAGAGATTGAAGGGATGGACGATCTTCATCAGCCGGAAGGGATCATCCTGGAAGCAGAGATCCTGGCTGCACTTCTTTTCCGTGCTGCGGAAACCCTTTTTCTCGTAGGCGGCTCAACAGCAGGAAACCTGGCTATGATTCTGGGAACGCTGAATGAAGGGGACCGTGTTCTCGTCCAGCGAAGCAGTCATCAGTCCGTGCTGCACGGTCTTGAAATGGCAGGGGCTTCCCCTGTATTTCTGGAGCCTGAAAGAGACAGCAAAACGGGAATCACGTACGGAGTATCGGAAGCGACAGTCCGTGAAGCGGTGTCAGCCTGGCCCGAAGCCAAAGCACTTCTTTTGACATCAGTCTCCTACGAGGGCTACGGCCAGGATTTGACCGGGCATGTGCATTTTGCCCATGAAGCAGGCATGTGTGTCCTCGTGGATGAGGCCCACGGCCCGCACCTGATTTTCAATCAGGACAGATGGCCTGCCTCAGCCCTTCGTGCAGGGGCAGATGCAGTCGTGCAGTCCGCCCATAAAATGCTGCCGGCAATGACGATGAGCTCCTGGCTGCATGTCCAGGGAAATCGAGTAAATAGAAACAGAATAAAAAAATATCTCAGAATGCTTCAGTCAAGCAGCCCGTCGTATCCGCTTATGGCCTCTCTTGATGCTGCCCGGGCATACCTTGCGGCCTATACAGAAACCCAGGGTGAACAGATGGCCGAGTGGAGCCGGCAATTCAGGGATCGTCTGAACCGCATTCCTCAAATCTGTACGGCTTCTGAAAAAATAAACGGCTTTGTACAGGATCCTTTAAAGGTTGTGATTGAAAGCCGCTGCCGGGCTTCCGGCCGGGAACTTCAGAAGGCATTCGCAGAGGAAGGGATTATCGCGGAACTTGCGGGCCACAGACACGTGCTGTTTACCTTGCCGTTTACCGTGTCAGAGCCGGAATATGAGGCCGCAGCTGCAGCCGTGCAGCGGGCGTGCAGTCCCTATGCAGTCTCTCCAGACCCGCACACCGTGCATGGACGGAAATTCAATTCCGAAAAGCGCCGGATCACCCCGCTAGCCTTGTCATACCGTGAAATGGACAGACAGGTGCCACAGAAGGTTCCCTTCATCGAAGCTGCCGGGCTCATCGCAGCGGAAGATGTGGTTCCCTATCCTCCGGGGATTCCTTTCATCTTAAAAGGAGAGACGATTTCATACGAACAAGTGGAGGAGCTAAAGGAACTGGTCAGCAAGGGGGTTTCTTTTCAGAGCGGACGCGGATTTATTACAGAGGGTCTGTCTGTTTACCCGGGCAGAGGAGAAAATAAGGATATTTGA
- a CDS encoding sigma factor G inhibitor Gin, which translates to MKGMLASEQKKDLQECLICKQEKGHGIHVVNYFICESCEHELVTSDTNDEAYKEYLYKLRKVRDSLFQNKRRIH; encoded by the coding sequence CGGAACAAAAAAAGGACCTGCAGGAATGTCTGATCTGCAAGCAGGAAAAAGGTCACGGCATTCATGTAGTAAACTACTTCATTTGTGAGTCCTGTGAACATGAACTCGTGACATCGGATACGAATGACGAGGCCTATAAAGAGTATTTATATAAGCTTCGTAAAGTCAGAGATTCATTGTTTCAAAACAAACGGCGGATTCATTAA